A region from the Cryptococcus gattii WM276 chromosome H, complete sequence genome encodes:
- a CDS encoding uncharacterized protein (Similar to TIGR gene model, INSD accession AAW45623.1), which translates to MSKAGSYFKTAMSLVTALEEGKPHSSVTDWIEVLSSDRYEELSLDGISELVDSVNILGPQGTTEASRAIRKKLKYGNVHRQIRALVILRALTENAGKGFQLNWANDQLMERLRLMATDQLLDPKVKKMLLMVFHSWSLHYKDEPRMHEVAGLYRKYTGHGTNPVARKPSITSSTTATAKQGTFDNDIFSHDWNPAPGNRGADTYTDLAAAKAEAEERKRAREARIALEQREAEVERRERELRRKRDMAEIEERRRKAAAEEVENRRKLKEQGKKKNQQPKRPPFNFEKEKPQIMVAVANAIQCANNLVNACRLVNREVENVTESPKVQDNLDKAKVARRSIIKYIQLVTDEEYVGTLLDANERIVEAIQLYDRLSKPAVLDSDSEDEAGDASTLHKRLAAQKLEADRTGELQKIQENQKRESARRQQRQLLRQASEVGTPVRSAPQQPSSAYSDLQDLDFGSIAHTQANLPPPMRPDSGDDDSYGGSLSDFSDYDSSDAEWQAAHGSGTVANKKASTAGPSSHVTRDYASLEDDFSGKSGLLAKEDDNPFGDPFADELDTPVQEKQRLQWAEI; encoded by the exons ATGTCCAAGGCAGGCAGCTACTTCAAGACAGCCATGTCTTTGGTTACCGCTCTCGAAGAGGGCAAACCCCACTCCTCAGTCACAGATTGGATCGAGGTCCTCTCTTCGGACAGATACGAGGAACTCAGCCTGGATGGTATTTCGGAGCTTGTTGACAGCGTAAACATCCTTGGACCCCAGGGTACTACT GAGGCTTCGCGAGCTATCAGGAAGAAGCTCAAGTACGGCAACGTTCATCGCCAAATCCGAGCCCTTGTCATTCTGCGAGCTCTCACAGAGAATGCGGGCAAGGGATTCCAGCTCAACTGGGCTAATGACCAGCTGATGGAGCGTCTCAGATTGATGGCAACTGAC CAATTACTCGATCCCAAGGTCAAGAAGATGCTATTGATGGTATTTCATTCATGGTCTTTGCATTACAAG GACGAGCCAAGGATGCACGAGGTTGCTGGGCTTTACCGAAAGTACACCGGGCACGGTACCAATCCAGTCGCTAGGAAG CCGTCCATTACATCGTCTACCACCGCAACCGCTAAACAAGGTACATTTGACAATGACATTTTCTCACACGATTGGAATCCTGCTCCTGGCAACAGAGGCGCAGACACCTACACTGACCTTGCAGCTGCCAAGGCCGAGGCGGAGGAACGAAAACGCGCACGTGAGGCCCGTATTGCCCTCGAGCAACGTGAAGCAGAGGTTgaaagaagggagagggagctgcgaaggaagagagatatggcggagattgaagaaaggagaaggaaagcaGCTGCTGAGGAAGTTGAGAACAGGAGGAAGTTGAAGGAGcaagggaagaagaaaaacCAGCAGCCGAAGAGGCCACCTTTTAATTTCGAGAAGGAGAAGCCACAGATAATGGTGGCCGTTGCGAATGCGATCCAATGTGCCAATAATCTTGTCAACGCTTGTCGT CTTGTCAATAGAGAGGTCGAGAACGTTACCGAGAGCCCCAAGGTACAAGACAATCTTGACAAAGCCAAGGTGGCGAGAAGATCCATCATTAAATATATCCAACTCGTCACCGACGAAGAATACGTTGGGACCCTGTTGGATGCCAACGAGCGGATCGTCGAAGCCATCCAACTCTACGACAGG CTTTCCAAACCCGCTGTCTTGGACTCTGACTCTGAGGACGAGGCAGGAGACGCGTCTACTCTGCACAAGCGACTCGCCGCCCAGAAACTCGAAGCTGACCGTACTGGCGAGCTCCAAAAGATCCAGGAAAACCAGAAACGAGAGTCGGCGAGGCGGCAGCAAAGACAGCTCTTGCGCCAGGCGAGCGAGGTGGGGACACCTGTCCGAAGCGCACCTCAACAACCTTCTTCGGCATACTCGGATTTGCAGGATCTGGACTTTGGTAGTATCGCGCATACCCAGGCGAACTTGCCACCGCCTATGAGACCTGATTCCGGAGATGATGACTCCTATGGCGG CTCTTTGTCAGACTTTTCAGATTATGATTCATCTGACGCCGAATGGCAAGCTGCCCATGGCTCTGGCACTGTAGCCAACAAGAAAGCTTCTACCGCGGGCCCTTCGAGTCACGTCACTCGAGATTATGCTTCATTGGAAGATGATTTCAGTGGAAAGAGCGGTTTATTGGCGAAGGAAGACGATAACCCCTTTGGGGATCCCTTTGCGGATGAATTGGACACGCCTGTGCAGGAGAAACAGAGATTGCAGT GGGCTGAGATCTAG
- a CDS encoding uncharacterized protein (Similar to TIGR gene model, INSD accession AAW45303.1) gives MSSERVRGIQVHRPIIYGSHARLLTEAERQLAPAGHTHQWTVFLNSAASPPLKQGEPPDYEDIDYLPGGADDLSYFIRKVTFKLHETYATPNRVIDKPPYRVSETGWGEFTVQIRIQFIPESSEKPLNLQHSIKLHHWGAPVEPLPAISAALTPTPAPTESNTEIKLEPDTPAPLEESVTPAPTIQQPTSEPATNEPESTQGTPAPPGGDTTEQIKVDVATPTLEVIEPSATPAPLSLAAKLPIHAWQYDEIVFSDPPRQFLDILNAHPPTPLPAKNRRPRDQREDYEARKKGKSAARGASVTTSARASRAGTVDTGAAGTPAPAQIGIPGEPGSADVPLEFTQEMLKGEHNAMLDARVKIVEQMDRWRERLIALEKELAKAKEDVKATAAM, from the exons ATGTCCAGCGAAAGAGTCAGA GGAATACAGGTCCATAGACCGATCATATATGGCTCCCACGCCAGGCTTCTAACCGAGGCTGAGAGACAATTGGCTCCCGCAGGAC ACACCCATCAGTGGACTGTGTTTCTCAACTCCGCAGCTTCTCCACCATTAAAGCAAGGGGAACCGCCTGATTATGAGGATATCGACTATCTGCCGGGAGGAGCGGACGACCTGTCATACTTTATCAGAAAAGTGACATTTAAGCTCCATGAAACGTATGCGACACCTAATAGAG TCATCGACAAGCCTCCTTATCGAGTCTCCGAAACAGGATGGGGTGAATTTACCGTTCAGATTCGAATCCAATTCATCCCGGAATCATCTGAAAAACCTCTTAATCTGCAACATAGTATCAAATTACATCATTGGGGCGCGCCTGTTGAGCCTTTGCCTGCAATATCAGCTGCTCTTACCCCCACCCCCGCCCCCACAGAAAGCAACACTGAGATCAAGTTAGAACCTGACACGCCTGCGCCTCTAGAGGAGTCCGTTACTCCCGCTCCAACAATACAGCAACCTACTAGTGAACCTGCCACAAACGAACCGGAATCAACGCAAGGGACACCAGCGCCTCCAGGTGGAGACACAACTGAGCAGATCAAGGTCGATGTTGCTACACCAACCTTGGAGGTTATTGAACCGTCAGCTACCCCAGCTCCTCTCTCACTTGCCGCCAAGCTACCTATTCACGCTTGGCAATACGATGAAATTGTGTTTTCAGACCCTCCTCGCCAATTCCTCGATATCCTCAACGCCCACCCACCAACCCCTCTTCCCGCAAAGAATCGACGGCCGAGAGATCAGAGAGAAGATTATGAGGCGCGGAAAAAGGGCAAGTCTGCGGCGAGGGGTGCAAGTGTAACAACATCTGCGCGGGCGAGTCGAGCAGGAACAGTGGACACTGGTGCAGCTGGTACACCAGCTCCGGCGCAAATTGGGATACCAGGGGAGCCTGGGAGTGCGGATGTGCCTTTAGAGTTTACACAGGAGATGCTCAAGGGTGAACATAACGCGATGTTGGACGCGAGAGTCAAAATTGTCGAGCAAATGGATAGGTGGAG AGAACGACTTATCGCTCTGGAAAAGGAGCTGGCCAAGGCAAAAGAGGATGTCAAGGCCACAGCGGCCATGTAA
- a CDS encoding uncharacterized protein (Similar to TIGR gene model, INSD accession AAW45307.1) translates to MDHLVLDPVIDPALADNSPQHTENHHQALQDSASPSPVPQPSQRITKTGRPSKARGTVPGSAADFRRREANRLAADRSRSRQAEKGAALENASRILSEENARLKEQIAALEGGTEGSDFHHAVQDAEHQPTPGPSRAGESHDDEQQVSQEGDAQTQEQEAHSHTILAALTDITGVDFSEGNEANWMQGMETFLKDSESGRLGELAAVATGHDDPQMQHQEKAEAPHISPFKMSIPFPLPGQVPIPGTSAAVGLAAALNTEMERIIMEDLALTKAAIVKVENQISHLRARPDADVDEISSDSSVTPLLPKDIFSEDVEVLQAAQTDMQNSISYLESTLPPVRGEFVKTRDDKTSEEKRIIDLVKEVKGLEVREEDQKEKVLSNLRSAGTFVENLLTEEHTDNQYLTGAFSSPALARRRRGRPPKGEVSRTFYQSYLIGPLSQELDLKGKGKAPAAKNPRRSRLGELSLAGHASSHEEDDHRAAASSQDTQTHLPDSHEPTTLQAAQHGQDHPDEQDTTEAVNRAEAYILSHLNASNATDQDAVPHSEREDAIRLESTSFADFLPAQEALERQAEASTSQHGDGDAFGQSASSNGQKHELVHVGQGNQDIPLSVLSRLKQGPPGSCDICMRTETTVWRKLVLGGIDHKVCNACGLYHSKFGVIRPPELWGDGKSLKKRRSARPSADEDDTDIHMKKKMKKSIEEGSDQLEMLDDEHQELGNLVENHLSAQQREEEEAAAAAASENIGETVADGSVIHGAVQPGGGLNEAEGNMFEV, encoded by the exons ATGGACCACTTAGTCCTCGACCCGGTCATAGATCCAGCACTTGCAGACAACTCGCCTCAGCATACAGAAAACCACCATCAGGCGCTTCAGGATTCAGCATCCCCTTCACCAGTCCCACAACCCTCCCAACGCATAACAAAAACGGGCCGTCCATCCAAGGCCCGCGGCACTGTTCCAGGGTCCGCTGCCGACTTTAGACGGCGGGAAGCGAACCGTCTGGCGGCAGACAGGTCGAGAAGCAGGCAGGCTGAAAAGGGCGCGGCACTTGAGAACGCCTCGCGTATACTGTCAGAGGAGAATGCGAGATTGAAGGAGCAGATTGCGGCGTTAGAAGGTGGGACCGAAGGAAGCGATTTTCACCATGCGGTTCAGGATGCCGAACATCAGCCTACTCCTGGCCCATCAAGGGCGGGGGAATCGCATGATGATGAGCAGCAGGTCTCACAAGAAGGTGATGCCCAAACTCAAGAGCAAGAAGCGCACTCCCACACTATTCTGGCAGCGCTCACTGACATTACTGGTGTCGACTTTTCAGAAGGCAACGAAGCAAACTGGATGCAGGGGATGGAGACCTTCCTGAAAGATTCTGAAAGTGGAAGATTAGGGGAGCTCGCGGCTGTCGCCACGGGGCATGATGACCCTCAGATGCAACACCAGGAAAAGGCTGAGGCTCCCCATATCTCTCCCTTCAAAATGTCTATCCCATTTCCTCTTCCGGGGCAGGTACCGATTCCTGGAACCAGTGCAGCTGTTGGCCTCGCTGCAGCTCTCAACAcggagatggagaggatTATCATGGAAGATCTTGCTCTGACCAAAGCGGCCATTGTCAAAGTCGAGAATCAGATATCCCATTTACGAGCCCGTCCTGATGCCGACGTTGACGAAATTAGCAGCGACTCATCTGTTactccccttcttcccaaGGACATCTTCTCCGAGGATGTGGAAGTGTTGCAAGCTGCCCAGACAGATATGCAAAACTCCATTTCTTACCTTGAAAGCACGTTGCCTCCCGTCAGGGGTGAATTTGTAAAGACGCGCGATGACAAGACATcggaggaaaagaggatTATAGACCTTGTGAAGGAAGTTAAAGGGCTAGAAgtgagagaagaggatcAAAAGGAGAAGGTGTTGTCGAACCTGAGGTCTGCTGGCACGTTTGTGGAGAATCTGCTTACAGAGGAGCAT ACTGATAATCAGTACCTGACTGGTGCATTCTCTTCTCCCGCGCTTGCCCGCCGACGTAGAGGTAGACCGCCGAAGGGTGAAGTCTCTCGTACATTCTATCAATCTTACCTTATTGGACCACTTTCTCAAGAACTCGACCTCAAGGGCAAAGGTAAAGCCCCAGCAGCCAAGAATCCCCGTAGAAGCAGATTGGGCGAATTATCTCTCGCCGGACACGCTTCTTCCCACGAAGAAGACGACCATCGCGCTGCTGCATCGTCTCAAGACACACAAACACATCTACCCGACTCTCATGAACCCACTACCCTACAAGCAGCTCAACATGGGCAAGATCATCCTGATGAACAAGATACGACCGAAGCTGTTAATCGTGCTGAGGCGTATATCCTCTCTCACCTCAATGCCTCTAACGCTACGGACCAAGACGCGGTGCCTCATTCTGAGCGTGAAGATGCAATCCGGCTCGAATCTACTTCCTTTGCCGATTTCTTGCCTGCCCAGGAAGCACTAGAACGACAGGCTGAGGCGTCTACGAGTCAACatggggatggggatgcTTTCGGCCAGTCTGCTTCGTCAAATGGCCAAAAGCATGAGTTAGTCCATGTTGGTCAGGGTAATCAGGACATACCTCTCTCTGTCCTTTCGCGGCTCAAGCAGGGTCCTCCTGGGAGTTGTGATATATGTATGAGAACGGAAACAACTGTGTGGAGAAAATTGGTGTTGGGAGGTATCGACCACAAAGTGTGCAATG CCTGTGGTCTGTATCACTCCAAATTTGGTGTCATCCGACCCCCTGAACTCTGGGGAGATGGTAAATCCCTGAAGAAGCGTCGTTCCGCAAGACCCTCAgcagatgaagatgataCAGATATACAcatgaaaaagaagatgaaaaagaGCATTGAAGAGGGTTCGGATCAACTTGAGATGCTTGATGACGAGCATCAAGAGCTTGGGAATTTGGTAGAAAACCACTTGTCTGCTCAGCaaagggaggaagaagaggcggCCGCGGCAGCGGCGAGTGAAAATATAGGAGAGACAGTGGCTGACGGAAGTGTAATCCATGGGGCTGTTCAACCAGGGGGAGGTTTGAATGAAGCAGAAGGCAACATGTTTGAGGTTTGA
- a CDS encoding ubiquinone biosynthesis monooxygenase, putative (Similar to TIGR gene model, INSD accession AAW45305.1), whose translation MRPPTTIPKSGLKNVLKVPSRPPISVPAIASRNLHLARPAFPSRPVRAIVSKSANVTFKRNHSHHAPQPTEPIPEISSENTYDIVIIGGANAGLAFACALLSQPTISQTCRILLVEGSSLDRTRNWPESSEWENRISSLTHENIEWLESIGVWKHITNDRSCPVHEIIVWSNPSPTETPTIHFPPVGRPLARMTENLNLQKALLRRIEEAGKDIVDIREKSRVGEMRLGEGGRWVGLRIGDEWVRGSLVVGADGPNSPVRHFSEIESYGHGYNTHAVVATLNHDPDPLYPNTTAFQRFLPTGPIAFLPLSDTSSTLVWSTLPENAAALKKLSHDALTQMVNAGFTLPEDTLNSLCEAMLSAQSEGTPLTAPQIITLIATLPIPSTSSDQPILPPVITSIHPPSVASFPLRISHATSYLGERTALVGDAAHTIHPLAGQGLNMGLADVKCLAEVLEETRRLGGDLGSLEGTKGYPKERYPLNHLMLSTTDKLHYIFRARNRLVNWVRGTGFDVINELGPIKRILMGGAGSGVGLGGASVRTEKEREFARARAEDGLKPAGGWPMAAANGVESWFALKGVMGMVGSVVGEAARNGLRRAADAVDGKR comes from the exons ATGAGGCCTCCTACCACCATTCCCAAGTCCGGCCTCAAAAATGTCCTCAAGGTTCCTTCAAGGCCACCCATCTCCGTCCCCGCAATCGCTTCTCGAAACCTCCACCTCGCTCGACCTGCGTTCCCTTCAAGACCCGTCAGAGCCATCGTGTCTAAATCGGCTAATGTAACCTTCAAGAGGAATCATTCACATCACGCTCCACAACCCACCGAGCCTATTCCTGAAATTTCCTCCGAAAATACTTATGATATTGTGATAATTGGCGGTGCAAACGCTGGCTTAGCATTTGCCTGTGCTCTCT TATCTCAACCAACAATCTCCCAGACTTGTCGGATACTTCTGGTGGAGGGCTCATCCTTGGATCGCACTCGTAACTGGCCCGAATCAAGCGAATGGGAGAACCGAATCAGTAGCTTGACCCATGAAAATATTGAATGGCTCGAGA GCATTGGTGTGTGGAAACACATCACAAATGATAGATCTTGCCCTGTCCATGAAATTATT GTCTGGTCGAACCCTTCCCCTACTGAAACACCCACAATCCACTTCCCTCCTGTCGGACGTCCTTTGGCTCGTATGACAGAAAATCTCAATTTACAAAAGGCTCTTCTCCGACGTATCGAAGAAGCAGGTAAAGACATCGTCGACATCCGTGAAAAGTCTAGAGTAGGGGAGATGCGTCTAGGCGAAGGTGGTCGTTGGGTTGGTCTGCGAATCGGTGATGAATGGGTCCGGGGATCCCTGGTAGTTGGAGCAGATGGTCCGAACTCCCCAGTCAGGCATTTCTCGGAGATTGAATCATACGGTCATGGGTACAACACCCACGCTGTGGTCGCTACCCTTAATCATGACCCCGATCCTCTTTACCCCAACACTACTGCTTTCCAGCGCTTCCTCCCTACCGGACCCATAGccttcctccctctttcCGACACATCATCTACGTTGGTGTGGTCCACTCTTCCCGAAAACGCTGCTGCTCTCAAGAAATTATCTCATGATGCCCTCACTCAAATGGTCAATGCTGGATTTACTCTGCCCGAAGATACACTTAACAGCTTGTGCGAGGCCATGCTGTCTGCTCAGTCTGAAGGAACACCTTTGACAGCACCCCAAATAATCACTCTCATCGCTACCCTTCCCATCCCTTCTACATCCTCCGACCAGCCCATCCTCCCACCTGTCATCACATCTATTCACCCCCCTTCAGTCGcttccttccctcttcGTATCTCCCATGCCACATCCTACCTGGGGGAACGTACCGCTCTTGTGGGCGACGCGGCACATACGATCCACCCTCTGGCTGGGCAAGGGCTGAACATGGGTTTGGCTGACGTCAAGTGTCTTGCAGAAGTCCTCGAAGAGACAAGACGATTGGGAGGTGACTTGGGTAGTCTTGAAGGTACAAAAGGTTATCCTAAAGAACGATATCCTTTAAACCATTTAATGTTGAGTACGACGGACAAGTTACACTATATCTTCCGAGCGAGGAACAGGTTGGTCAATTGGGTGAGAGGTACAGGATTTGATGTGATCAACGAGCTGGGGCCTATCAAGCGGATTTTGATGGGCGGTGCGGGATCCGGAGTTGGACTTGGTGGTGCCTCCGTGAGAACAGAAAAGGAGCGGGAATTTGCACGAGCACGTGCGGAAGATGGGTTAAAGCCGGCTGGAGGATGGCCGATGGCGGCTGCGAACGGCGTTGAAAGCTGGTTCGCCCTCAAAGGAGTGATGGGTATGGTCGGCAGCGTGGTTGGAGAAGCTGCAAGGAACGGACTTAGACGAGCTGCAGATGCTGTGGACGGCAAAAGATAA
- a CDS encoding uncharacterized protein (Similar to TIGR gene model, INSD accession AAW45309.1), whose amino-acid sequence MEYISLLPQDVDLSSPHQYLRIPHPRTGEPQLYLPYVTASGQDVVLEAAKLNGSQRRTWFIGDSGIDAGTMLVHYPIDPLFIVIPLILALIPNGPPPPFQPLHDLLSTASTSTSFALPLPFTSAPKGKSADKSDVVNEDIERLLTLNNVKKVFKTCCEKKVISVAPPSPNPSSSPQPPTQSYYRPSHDLIIQHLKCKARFFATPEEFEKFDHLVRGLGKDGLLEKDINEELLNSARLRAACDHLAQWLPAPILSKLVKSYDFAALEEHLASRSAAAFAASQITPSSNKKEAKGTKRKAPPASRGVESLKKVNTSNMAKLTSFFKPKDKK is encoded by the exons ATGGAGTACATATCACTTTTGCCCCAAG ACGTTGATCTTTCAAGCCCACATCAATATCTTCGTATTCCACATCCACGTACCG GGGAACCACAACTCTATCTCCCGTACGTTACTGCTAGTGGCCAAGATGTTGTCCTTGAAGCTGCCAAGCTCAATGGATCACAACGGAGGACGTGGTTCATTGGTGACTCTGGAATAGATG CTGGTACTATGCTTGTACATTACCCCATTGACCCATTATTCATCGTTATCCCTCTTATCCTAGCCCTCATTCCT AATGGGCCTCCTCCCCCATTTCAGCCGCTTCATGATCTTCTTTCTACCGCATCAACTTCCACATCTTTCGCCCTTCCTCTACCTTTTACTTCTGCTCCCAAAGGCAAATCAGCCGATAAATCGGACGTCGTGAATGAGGACATCGAGAGACTGTTAACACTGAATAATGTGAAAAAAGTGTTTAAGACTTGCTGCGAAAAGAAAG TCATCTCTGTTGCCCCACCATCTCCAAAcccttcatcttcaccaCAACCTCCCACCCAGAGTTACTACAGGCCTTCACATGATCTGATCATCCAACATCTCAAATGCAAAGCACGATTTTTTGCCACACCAGAAGAATTTGAAAAATTCGACCACCTTGTGCGAGGGTTGGGGAAAGATGGGCTTTTAGAAAAAGATATCAATGAGGAGCTGTTGAACT CGGCGAGATTGAGAGCTGCATGTGATCACTTGGCTCAATGGTTACCTGCTCCGATCTTGTCGAAGCTCGTAAAATCATACGA CTTTGCTGCTCTCGAAGAGCACCTCGCTTCCCGTTCAGCCGCAGCTTTCGCCGCCTCTCAAATCACACCTTCCAGCAACAAGAAAGAGGCCAAAGGCACTAAGCGTAAAGCGCCGCCGGCAAGTAGGGGTGTCGAGTCTTTGAAAAAAGTTAACACCAGCAACATGGCAAAATTGACATCATTCTTCAAACCAAAGGACAAGAAATAA
- a CDS encoding uncharacterized protein (Similar to TIGR gene model, INSD accession AAW45648.1) — translation MAHEITYDYVEHVDPNLTWVICQSAIIDPVTTTSCKHTFCRDCITQAISHNPQCPIDRSALTMSSIRDTEQLVKLMLDELKVKCGAKGCGMVLQRGLLLAHLRTCPKAIVTCQDGDWGLSMTRQKMPHHRAYECFLRKMECTKCGTLLVFKDQTVHTNTECRDETEGHCALCYQNMGADAHTHKWRCPQVCIPCPHSGKGCSSIIPRSDLQAHLSTCPFEAFSGFFEMNDARLKSLTSRAERLEEELESMREHLKRMEGNVEALGHMRRETGDDWRWREAGRMPLGDTPSPVISSNDNLNSQIPLIFSSSPSTLTPSQASAQPAISSVPPSISVLSSGGARPDLSHHHQRFLVVPPRNAGNLGWEEVTNGLKARIHRRTMRESLRVLEEVGSLRAVVTTMHMQVMMERRSRPSSFQFHRESLFSRVTEPNLAPPLNQQTPMASPSTTDQSTAEQRSQLCGESPSASGDQEYSGRETGSITESVVFSAQVHPSSSSQSPSSTSSLITAGEGSSGSKRNSMSQARSSLGGYQGVTGEVRYDEDGDGIGGGPSCNRRNSGTRGDRNTTGRSGAGMTGRPMAFPPASQEDGETPMTTSRDMGGDVDGATGRSMGIRKRRGPPGSGSPRL, via the exons ATGGCTCACGAGATCACCTATGACTATGTTGAACATGTTGACCCAAACCTCACCTGGGTTATCTGTCAATCCGCAATTATAGATCCTGTTACGACGACATCCTGCAAGCACACCTTTTGCAGGGACTGTATCACCCAGGCAATCAGTCATAACCCCCAGTGCCCTATAGACAGGTCGGCATTGACAATGAGCAGTATAAGGGATACTGAGCAACTAGTAAAACTA ATGCTGGATGAGCTGAAAGTTAAATGTGGCGCTAAGGGATGTGGCATGGTCCTGCAAAGGGGATTGCTGCTGGCACATCTCAGGACATGTCCTAAAGCTATCGTCACTTGCCAAGATGGAGATTGGGGCTTGTCG ATGACTCGTCAAAAAATGCCTCATCACAGAGCTTATGAATGCTTTCTAAGGAAGATGGAGTGCACAAAATGTGGCACATTACTAGTATTCAAAGATCAAACG GTCCATACCAATACAGAGTGCCGCGATGAGACAGAAGGTCACTGTGCCCTATGCTACCAAAACA TGGGCGCTGATGCACACACGCATAAATGGCGATGCCCTCAAGTCTGCATCCCCTGTCCTCACTCTGGTAAAGGATGCTCATCGATTATCCCCCGCTCGGATCTACAAGCTCATCTATCTACTTGTCCGTTTGAAGCATTCTCAGGGTTCTTCGAGATGAATGACGCGAGGTTGAAGTCATTAACATCTCGAGCCGAAAGGTTAGAGGAGGAGCTAGAGAGTATGAGAGAGCATTTGAAGAGAATGGAAGGTAATGTTGAGGCGTTGGGCCATATGAGGAGGGAAACGGGCGATGActggagatggagagaagCGGGCCGAATGCCGCTTGGTGATACACCGTCCCCTGTCATATCTAGCAATGATAACCTCAATTCACAAATCCCACTAATattctcttcatccccaTCAACATTAACTCCTTCTCAAGCTTCCGCTCAACCTGCCATCTCTTCTGTCCCTCCTAGTATAAGCGTCCTGTCTTCCGGAGGAGCAAGACCTGACTTGTCTCATCACCATCAACGTTTTCTTGTTGTACCTCCCA GGAACGCAGGCAATTTaggatgggaagaagtGACCAACGGTTTGAAGGCT AGAATTCATAGGAGGACGATGAGGGAAAGTTTGAGAGTGTTGGAAGAAGTAGGTAGTTTGAGAGCCGTTGTCACTACCATGCACATGC AGGTTATGATGGAGCGGCGTTCCCGACCTTCATCATTCCAGTTCCACCGTGAGAGCCTGTTCTCACGTGTCACGGAACCCAATCTTGCCCCACCTCTGAATCAGCAAACTCCCATGGCATCTCCCTCTACTACCGATCAGTCAACAGCAGAGCAACGTTCTCAATTATGTGGTGAAAGCCCAAGTGCCAGCGGTGACCAGGAATACTCGGGGAGGGAGACAGGTTCTATCACTGAATCCGTGGTATTCTCCGCCCAAGTtcatccctcttcttcctcccaatCTCCCTCTTCTACAAGCTCACTCATCACCGCCGGTGAGGGTTCTTCAGGGAGTAAGAGGAATTCAATGTCCCAAGCTAGGTCGAGCTTGGGTGGATATCAGGGAGTGACAGGGGAAGTGAGGTATGACGAGGATGGTGATGGAATCGGTGGAGGCCCAAGCTGTAATAGGAGAAACAGCGGTACAAGAGGAGACCGAAATACGACTGGGAGGAGTGGGGCAGGGATGACGGGTAGACCCATGGCCTTCCCACCTGCCTCGCAGGAAGATGGTGAGACACCTATGACAACTAGTAGAGATATGGGAGGGGACGTGGATGGGGCTACTGGGAGAAGTATGGGAATTCGGAAACG AAGAGGGCCTCCAGGAAGTGGAAGCCCTAGGCTATAA